A section of the Pygocentrus nattereri isolate fPygNat1 chromosome 18, fPygNat1.pri, whole genome shotgun sequence genome encodes:
- the vldlr gene encoding very low-density lipoprotein receptor isoform X1 — MLPSVLRLLLLLPVWLQQGSFAGGSRTECEPSQFQCGNGRCIPSVWQCDGDEDCSDGSDESTCVRKTCAEADFVCRNGQCIPKRWHCDGEPDCEDGSDESTEVCHTRTCRMNEFSCGVGSTQCIPVFWKCDGEKDCDNGEDEINCGNITCAPLEFTCSSGRCISRNFVCNSEDDCGDGSDEQDCAPSSCGPTEFQCGNATCIPGGWVCDDDVDCQDQSDESPQRCGRNPTPPAKCSSSEIQCASGECIHRKWRCDGDADCKDGSDEKNCPARACRPDQFKCDDGSCIHGSRQCNGIRDCADGTDEVNCKNLTQCNGPDKFKCRSGECIEMSKVCNKARDCPDWSDEPIKECNLNECLLNNGGCSHLCRDMVIGYECGCTPGLQLIDRKTCGDINECLNPGICSQICINLKGGYKCECHSGYQMDPTTGVCKAVGKEPCLIFTNRRDIRKLGLERREYTQIVEQLRNTVALDADFTQQRIFWADLGQKAIFSTVLDKRDDIGTYTKVIDNVQMPVGIAVDWIYKNIYWSDLGSKTIAVANFNGTKRKVLFAGDLKEPASIAVDPLSGFLYWSDWGEPAKIEKSGMNGIDRQVLVETDIQWPNGITLDLIKSRLYWVDSKLHTLCSVDFNGDNRRKVLQSQDYLAHPFALTVFEDRVFWTDGESEAIYGANKFTGSDVTMLANNLNEPQDIIVYHELIQLSGTNWCNEKILNGGCSYMCLPAPQINKHSPKYTCVCPEGQELSSDGLRCRPVAPTDTPQDEGRVLIHTTHPQVKASPKPKVAPQTKPIEGNISTSIHEVKSAKGSAAAWAILPVLLLAMAATGGYLMWRNWQLKNKKSMNFDNPVYLKTTEEDLNIDISRHSASVGHTYPAISVVNTEDDLS; from the exons ATGCTCCCGTCCGTGCTGAggcttcttcttctcctccccGTTTGGCTCCAGCAGGGCAGCTTTGCGGGAG GCTCGCGGACGGAATGTGAACCTTCTCAGTTCCAGTGTGGGAATGGCCGCTGCATCCCGTCTGTGTGGCAGTGCGACGGGGATGAGGACTGTTCAGACGGGAGTGACGAGAGCACTTGCG TGAGGAAGACGTGTGCAGAGGCAGACTTTGTGTGCCGCAATGGCCAGTGCATCCCCAAGAGATGGCATTGTGATGGGGAGCCAGACTGTGAAGACGGCTCGGACGAGAGCACGGAGGTGTGCC acacCCGAACTTGTCGTATGAATGAGTTCAGCTGTGGTGTGGGTTCCACACAGTGTATTCCTGTCTTCTGGAAGTGCGATGGCGAGAAGGACTGTGACAATGGAGAGGACGAAATCAACTGTG GTAATATCACCTGTGCTCCTTTGGAATTCACATGCTCCAGTGGTCGCTGCATATCGCGGAACTTTGTGTGCAACAGTGAAGATGACTGTGGTGATGGCAGTGACGAACAGGACTGTGCTCCCTCTTCCTGTGGCCCAACTGAGTTCCAGTGTGGCAATGCCACATGTATTCCTGGAGGCTGGGTGTGCGATGACGATGTGGACTGCCAGGACCAATCGGATGAGTCACCGCAGCGCTGTGGGCGGAACCCCACACCACCTGCTAAGTGTTCATCCAGCGAGATCCAGTGCGCATCTGGAGAGTGTATTCATCGCAAGTGGCGATGTGACGGAGATGCTGACTGCAAAGATGGCAGCGACGAGAAGAACTGCC CTGCTCGCGCCTGCCGGCCTGACCAGTTCAAGTGTGACGACGGCAGCTGTATCCATGGCAGCCGGCAGTGCAACGGCATCCGAGACTGCGCCGACGGCACAGATGAAGTCAACTGCAAAAACT TGACTCAGTGTAACGGCCCTGATAAGTTCAAGTGTCGGAGTGGAGAGTGTATCGAAATGAGCAAAGTGTGCAACAAGGCCCGGGATTGTCCTGACTGGAGCGATGAACCCATCAAAGAATGCA ATTTGAATGAGTGCCTGCTCAATAACGGCGGCTGCTCGCATCTCTGTCGCGACATGGTGATTGGCTACGAGTGCGGCTGCACCCCAGGGCTCCAGCTTATTGATCGGAAAACCTGTGGAG ATATCAATGAGTGTTTAAACCCTGGCATCTGCAGTCAGATTTGTATCAATCTCAAAGGAGGCTACAAGTGCGAGTGTCACAGCGGCTATCAGATGGATCCCACCACAGGAGTATGTAAGGCAGTAG GTAAAGAACCATGTCTGATCTTTACTAACCGGAGGGACATTAGGAAGTTGGGGCTCGAGCGCCGTGAGTACACACAGATAGTGGAACAGTTACGCAACACGGTGGCCCTGGATGCAGACTTCACCCAGCAGAGAATCTTCTGGGCAGATTTGGGACAGAAAGCCATCTTCAG CACAGTCCTGGACAAACGTGATGATATAGGCACCTACACTAAAGTGATTGATAATGTTCAAATGCCTGTGGGGATAGCAGTGGACTGGATCTACAAGAACATCTACTGGTCAGACTTGGGCAGTAAGACGATAGCAGTGGCCAATTTCAACGGCACAAAGCGGAAAGTGCTGTTTGCCGGTGACTTGAAAGAGCCAGCTTCCATAGCAGTTGATCCTCTCTCTGG GTTCCTTTACTGGTCTGACTGGGGAGAGCCTGCCAAGATTGAGAAGTCTGGCATGAATGGGATAGACAGGCAGGTCCTGGTTGAGACAGACATTCAGTGGCCGAATGGAATCACCCTTG ACCTGATCAAAAGCAGACTCTACTGGGTGGACTCCAAGCTGCACACGCTTTGCAGTGTCGACTTCAATGGAGATAACCGACGAAAAGTGCTGCAGTCCCAGGATTACCTGGCCCACCCATTTGCCCTCACTGTTTTTGAG GATCGAGTGTTCTGGACAGATGGTGAGAGCGAGGCTATCTATGGGGCAAACAAGTTCACAGGATCAGATGTGACTATGCTGGCCAACAACCTGAATGAACCACAGGACATTATTGTCTACCATGAGCTCATCCAGCTGTCAG GGACTAACTGGTGCAATGAGAAGATACTCAATGGTGGCTGCTCATACATGTGCCTGCCAGCACCTCAGATCAACAAGCACTCCCCAAAGTACACGTGTGTGTGTCCAGAAGGTCAGGAGCTTTCCTCAGACGGCCTGCGGTGTAGACCAG TGGCTCCTACAGACACCCCACAAGATGAAGGGCGGGTGCTCATACACACCACACATCCTCAAG TCAAAGCTTCTCCAAAACCCAAGGTTGCCCCACAGACAAAGCCCATTG AAGGAAATATCAGTACCTCCATACATGAGGTGAAATCGGCCAAAGGATCAGCTGCTGCCTGGGCGATTTTGCCTGTGT TGCTCCTGGCCATGGCTGCAACAGGAGGATATTTAATGTGGCGGAACTGGCAGCTGAAGAACAAAAAGAGCATGAACTTTGACAATCCAGTGTATCTGAAAACTACAGAAGAGGATCTGAACATTGACATCAGCAGACATTCTGCGTCTGTTGGTCACACGTATCCTGCT attTCTGTGGTAAATACTGAGGATGACTTGTCATAA
- the vldlr gene encoding very low-density lipoprotein receptor isoform X2: MLPSVLRLLLLLPVWLQQGSFAGGSRTECEPSQFQCGNGRCIPSVWQCDGDEDCSDGSDESTCVRKTCAEADFVCRNGQCIPKRWHCDGEPDCEDGSDESTEVCHTRTCRMNEFSCGVGSTQCIPVFWKCDGEKDCDNGEDEINCGNITCAPLEFTCSSGRCISRNFVCNSEDDCGDGSDEQDCAPSSCGPTEFQCGNATCIPGGWVCDDDVDCQDQSDESPQRCGRNPTPPAKCSSSEIQCASGECIHRKWRCDGDADCKDGSDEKNCPARACRPDQFKCDDGSCIHGSRQCNGIRDCADGTDEVNCKNLTQCNGPDKFKCRSGECIEMSKVCNKARDCPDWSDEPIKECNLNECLLNNGGCSHLCRDMVIGYECGCTPGLQLIDRKTCGDINECLNPGICSQICINLKGGYKCECHSGYQMDPTTGVCKAVGKEPCLIFTNRRDIRKLGLERREYTQIVEQLRNTVALDADFTQQRIFWADLGQKAIFSTVLDKRDDIGTYTKVIDNVQMPVGIAVDWIYKNIYWSDLGSKTIAVANFNGTKRKVLFAGDLKEPASIAVDPLSGFLYWSDWGEPAKIEKSGMNGIDRQVLVETDIQWPNGITLDLIKSRLYWVDSKLHTLCSVDFNGDNRRKVLQSQDYLAHPFALTVFEDRVFWTDGESEAIYGANKFTGSDVTMLANNLNEPQDIIVYHELIQLSGTNWCNEKILNGGCSYMCLPAPQINKHSPKYTCVCPEGQELSSDGLRCRPEGNISTSIHEVKSAKGSAAAWAILPVLLLAMAATGGYLMWRNWQLKNKKSMNFDNPVYLKTTEEDLNIDISRHSASVGHTYPAISVVNTEDDLS; encoded by the exons ATGCTCCCGTCCGTGCTGAggcttcttcttctcctccccGTTTGGCTCCAGCAGGGCAGCTTTGCGGGAG GCTCGCGGACGGAATGTGAACCTTCTCAGTTCCAGTGTGGGAATGGCCGCTGCATCCCGTCTGTGTGGCAGTGCGACGGGGATGAGGACTGTTCAGACGGGAGTGACGAGAGCACTTGCG TGAGGAAGACGTGTGCAGAGGCAGACTTTGTGTGCCGCAATGGCCAGTGCATCCCCAAGAGATGGCATTGTGATGGGGAGCCAGACTGTGAAGACGGCTCGGACGAGAGCACGGAGGTGTGCC acacCCGAACTTGTCGTATGAATGAGTTCAGCTGTGGTGTGGGTTCCACACAGTGTATTCCTGTCTTCTGGAAGTGCGATGGCGAGAAGGACTGTGACAATGGAGAGGACGAAATCAACTGTG GTAATATCACCTGTGCTCCTTTGGAATTCACATGCTCCAGTGGTCGCTGCATATCGCGGAACTTTGTGTGCAACAGTGAAGATGACTGTGGTGATGGCAGTGACGAACAGGACTGTGCTCCCTCTTCCTGTGGCCCAACTGAGTTCCAGTGTGGCAATGCCACATGTATTCCTGGAGGCTGGGTGTGCGATGACGATGTGGACTGCCAGGACCAATCGGATGAGTCACCGCAGCGCTGTGGGCGGAACCCCACACCACCTGCTAAGTGTTCATCCAGCGAGATCCAGTGCGCATCTGGAGAGTGTATTCATCGCAAGTGGCGATGTGACGGAGATGCTGACTGCAAAGATGGCAGCGACGAGAAGAACTGCC CTGCTCGCGCCTGCCGGCCTGACCAGTTCAAGTGTGACGACGGCAGCTGTATCCATGGCAGCCGGCAGTGCAACGGCATCCGAGACTGCGCCGACGGCACAGATGAAGTCAACTGCAAAAACT TGACTCAGTGTAACGGCCCTGATAAGTTCAAGTGTCGGAGTGGAGAGTGTATCGAAATGAGCAAAGTGTGCAACAAGGCCCGGGATTGTCCTGACTGGAGCGATGAACCCATCAAAGAATGCA ATTTGAATGAGTGCCTGCTCAATAACGGCGGCTGCTCGCATCTCTGTCGCGACATGGTGATTGGCTACGAGTGCGGCTGCACCCCAGGGCTCCAGCTTATTGATCGGAAAACCTGTGGAG ATATCAATGAGTGTTTAAACCCTGGCATCTGCAGTCAGATTTGTATCAATCTCAAAGGAGGCTACAAGTGCGAGTGTCACAGCGGCTATCAGATGGATCCCACCACAGGAGTATGTAAGGCAGTAG GTAAAGAACCATGTCTGATCTTTACTAACCGGAGGGACATTAGGAAGTTGGGGCTCGAGCGCCGTGAGTACACACAGATAGTGGAACAGTTACGCAACACGGTGGCCCTGGATGCAGACTTCACCCAGCAGAGAATCTTCTGGGCAGATTTGGGACAGAAAGCCATCTTCAG CACAGTCCTGGACAAACGTGATGATATAGGCACCTACACTAAAGTGATTGATAATGTTCAAATGCCTGTGGGGATAGCAGTGGACTGGATCTACAAGAACATCTACTGGTCAGACTTGGGCAGTAAGACGATAGCAGTGGCCAATTTCAACGGCACAAAGCGGAAAGTGCTGTTTGCCGGTGACTTGAAAGAGCCAGCTTCCATAGCAGTTGATCCTCTCTCTGG GTTCCTTTACTGGTCTGACTGGGGAGAGCCTGCCAAGATTGAGAAGTCTGGCATGAATGGGATAGACAGGCAGGTCCTGGTTGAGACAGACATTCAGTGGCCGAATGGAATCACCCTTG ACCTGATCAAAAGCAGACTCTACTGGGTGGACTCCAAGCTGCACACGCTTTGCAGTGTCGACTTCAATGGAGATAACCGACGAAAAGTGCTGCAGTCCCAGGATTACCTGGCCCACCCATTTGCCCTCACTGTTTTTGAG GATCGAGTGTTCTGGACAGATGGTGAGAGCGAGGCTATCTATGGGGCAAACAAGTTCACAGGATCAGATGTGACTATGCTGGCCAACAACCTGAATGAACCACAGGACATTATTGTCTACCATGAGCTCATCCAGCTGTCAG GGACTAACTGGTGCAATGAGAAGATACTCAATGGTGGCTGCTCATACATGTGCCTGCCAGCACCTCAGATCAACAAGCACTCCCCAAAGTACACGTGTGTGTGTCCAGAAGGTCAGGAGCTTTCCTCAGACGGCCTGCGGTGTAGACCAG AAGGAAATATCAGTACCTCCATACATGAGGTGAAATCGGCCAAAGGATCAGCTGCTGCCTGGGCGATTTTGCCTGTGT TGCTCCTGGCCATGGCTGCAACAGGAGGATATTTAATGTGGCGGAACTGGCAGCTGAAGAACAAAAAGAGCATGAACTTTGACAATCCAGTGTATCTGAAAACTACAGAAGAGGATCTGAACATTGACATCAGCAGACATTCTGCGTCTGTTGGTCACACGTATCCTGCT attTCTGTGGTAAATACTGAGGATGACTTGTCATAA